A window of Rhizobium sp. CC-YZS058 genomic DNA:
TGCGCGGCGAGAGCGTGCCGACCGAGAGGATGGCGAACCGCCCCTCGCCTCCGCTGGCCGGCGGGGCGGCATCCGTTCCCGGCAGGGCGACGGTGATCCGCGGCGCGGCGACGCCGAAGTTCGCCGTCAGCTCGCGCGCGGTCATCGGCGAGGTGACGATGATTGCGCGTGCGGCCGCGAGCGCCCGTGTTTCGCTGGCTCTCAACCGTGCCTGGTCCTTTGGCGAAACTCCGGTTTCGAGCGCGAGGGGATGATGGACCAGAGCGATGATCTGCAGCCGGTCTGCCTCGCCGAAGGCCCAGGCATCGAGCACGCCATAGGCAAGGCCGTCGATCAGCACCGGGCGTCGATCCGGCAGGGCCGAGAGTGCTGCTTCCGCATTCGCCAGGGTCTGCGAAGACGGGGCGGGAAATCCTTCGCCGAGCGGAAGCAGGTCCACCGTCCAGCCCAGCGCCCGCAGCTCCTCGATCACCCGCCGGTCATAGCCATAGCCGCCGGTTTTCAATGCGAGATCGCCGGGATAGGCGAAGGTCAGCGCCCGGCTCATAAGTCCGCCTCGTACCAGCCGCGTGCGGCATGGGATTCATGCAGCGTGACCTTGAGCCGGCAAATGCGGTGGCTTCCCGGGCCGAGCCGCTTGGCGGCAACCGCGTCGGCCAGCGCATCGAAAATATGTTTGGCGATCACCTCCGTGGTGGTCACCTTGCCGGCAAACTGGGGAAGTTCGTCGAGATTCTGATAGGTGAGCGGCTTCAGCACCTCGCCCAGCACCGTGGTGGCCGCGCCGATATCGACCGCCAGCCCGTCCTCGTCCACGTCCCGTGTGAAGAAGGCGGCATCGACGACGAAGGTGGCGCCGTGCATGCCCTGCGCCGGCCCGAAGACCGGGCGCGGCAGGCTGTGGGCGATCATGATATGGTCTCGAACCTCGACGGCAAACATCAAAACCCCTTTCATCGGAGGCGCAGGAGAGCAGGAACGGGCGTCAGTATCGAATAGCGTGGCACAGCGTATCGGGTGCGGCGAGAATACGCGGATAGTCCTTCGGCAGATCGCCGAAGGCGGTTTCGCCCGAAATGAGCCGGTCGAGGCGGGCGTCGTCAAGCAGGCGGATCGCGGTCATCATCCGCCGCTCGAAACTCCAGCGGGCGCGGCGCGATGCCGGCACGCTGCCAACCTGCGAGCTGACAAGCTGCAGGCGCCGGGAATGGAAAGCGCCGCCGAGCGGTATGGCGAGCGACCGATCGCCGTACCAGCTGGCCTCGACGATGCGGGCCTCGAAACCGGCGTGATCGATCGCCTGCGCCAGCGCCTCCGGGGCAGCACTGGCATTGATGAGGAGATCGAACTCGCCCTCCAGCCTGTCGGTGGAGGTGAAGGTCAGGCCGAGCGCGTCCGCCAGAGCCTGGCGCTGCGGATCGCGATCGATGAGCAGGGTCTCGGTCGCGGCGATGCGGGCGCAGAGATGAGCCACCAGACTGCCGACGAGACCGGCCCCGAACACCGCCACCCGGTCGCCCGGCTGCACGCCCGCATCCCAGACGATGGTGAGCGCCGTCTCCATATTGGCGGCAAGAACAGCACGCCGCGGCGGAAGTTCCTCGGGCAGAAGCCGGACGGCATGGGCCGGAATCAGGATGCGGTCCTGATGGGGATGAAGCGCAAA
This region includes:
- a CDS encoding glycosyltransferase family 4 protein; translated protein: MSRALTFAYPGDLALKTGGYGYDRRVIEELRALGWTVDLLPLGEGFPAPSSQTLANAEAALSALPDRRPVLIDGLAYGVLDAWAFGEADRLQIIALVHHPLALETGVSPKDQARLRASETRALAAARAIIVTSPMTARELTANFGVAAPRITVALPGTDAAPPASGGEGRFAILSVGTLSPRKGHDVLIAALKRIERLDWTATIIGSRTLDPATSDALERQIADLGLGTRIVLAGEIQDPRPAFASADLFALASRYEGYGMVFAEALAHGLPIVACHAGAVPEVVPPSAGILVPVDDVEAFAAALARLIEDRDERQRRAEAAREAGALLPSWRDTAAIIAAVLETIA
- a CDS encoding 6-carboxytetrahydropterin synthase, which gives rise to MFAVEVRDHIMIAHSLPRPVFGPAQGMHGATFVVDAAFFTRDVDEDGLAVDIGAATTVLGEVLKPLTYQNLDELPQFAGKVTTTEVIAKHIFDALADAVAAKRLGPGSHRICRLKVTLHESHAARGWYEADL
- a CDS encoding zinc-binding alcohol dehydrogenase translates to MESTDKITTSGSEGRDASALWITAPGHCRLHPERLAPPGEGDVLLRTLWSGISRGTESLVFNGRVPESEHERMRGPFMGGAFPFPVKYGYAAVGIVETGPDALRGRTVFALHPHQDRILIPAHAVRLLPEELPPRRAVLAANMETALTIVWDAGVQPGDRVAVFGAGLVGSLVAHLCARIAATETLLIDRDPQRQALADALGLTFTSTDRLEGEFDLLINASAAPEALAQAIDHAGFEARIVEASWYGDRSLAIPLGGAFHSRRLQLVSSQVGSVPASRRARWSFERRMMTAIRLLDDARLDRLISGETAFGDLPKDYPRILAAPDTLCHAIRY